A genomic segment from Pseudobacteriovorax antillogorgiicola encodes:
- a CDS encoding zinc-dependent metalloprotease, whose protein sequence is MKHLALITTIGLAFSLACAKKRPVEKVQTLDASRWAKGVFENGQKWLYKVTIVNNTANAALGFVGLQSDMRLGTFRFTENSLEFLSSEEVFGDDTNNAKVINSWSGTHSDYHRAVVGGQVSNVESENDEIPWNEKSFFIVDWTSAIVSEEDSFGYGIRGSRCFDKAGSRLIKDSESIESEHVTFTIAVDFKGNGKCAWTDDIQTLHYKYSFIPDKPTDYEPYVYTGEVDPLMKKYGYFNTVVPRVDANNRLQYDFVMNRWDPKKTHTFYFAEDFPNEYKWIYNDPEAGIFARTNKLFEENGIATRFEIQDNDGSKKFGDLRYSFIKFIDHPERQAPLGYGPSDAHPITGEIITANSMMWISDLKFYALRYRDEVEYEKIQDASSSIYREMGNILGNGPTNWTETAGFLENADLSFYYRYLVPEFTYSSPGNYFTRAIDNTPFQGYERTNQYIVDKLGPTSSLPTHLQATEETIREGLEKYANAEKYGNNSFTVFEFNEAIFGNSGNTFQDATSEQVINDILYRVAVHEFGHNLNLRHNFYGSVDARINRIRGEDLSLKRTSSVMDYLTGSDEVGLAYDWEDYDRAALLYAYSDGKVDMAKKTGIVHLYCTDDHEFFNPMCNTFDQGATPTEILMSMIDNYDSSYRWRNFRYDRAIWDTRSYEGRMLQTMLRIKLMVKLYQETFLPSQVAQEMAGLDFLSPTFKDNLTAFIRQDITEAVKLSAAFFAAVIKQSSFDRDHSNLYDEFTGQLKQVGIYPDKAWAQRFLMFDDAFPLNPNFGFIPVSYINLRSNTQIGPVVDSILFDSFVNAGEAPYTDFDDLGRLYYGINAARFFDFEGEQGAVDLMKIECFTSRTFNSQFGVDSATLDPGFNRLTPDWATLDANANDYFKTETEVLATVINDEVYVTGPTKNRYAAGVFLNNDLNGVLNSHRFYKDITRGEVESCQ, encoded by the coding sequence ATGAAACACTTGGCGTTGATCACAACAATTGGACTAGCTTTCAGCCTTGCCTGTGCTAAAAAGCGACCGGTTGAGAAGGTTCAGACTCTCGACGCGAGTCGATGGGCAAAAGGGGTCTTTGAAAATGGCCAGAAGTGGCTTTATAAGGTCACCATAGTTAATAATACTGCGAATGCCGCGCTAGGCTTCGTAGGCCTTCAAAGCGATATGCGTCTCGGTACATTCCGTTTCACTGAAAACAGCCTTGAGTTCCTGTCATCCGAAGAGGTCTTCGGTGACGACACCAATAATGCTAAAGTGATCAACTCTTGGAGCGGTACCCACAGCGACTACCATCGTGCTGTGGTGGGTGGCCAAGTGAGCAACGTGGAATCCGAAAACGACGAAATTCCATGGAACGAAAAGAGTTTCTTTATTGTTGATTGGACGTCAGCCATCGTTTCTGAAGAAGACAGCTTTGGATACGGAATAAGAGGAAGCAGATGTTTCGACAAAGCAGGCTCTCGCCTTATTAAGGACTCTGAATCCATCGAAAGTGAGCATGTAACATTTACGATTGCTGTTGATTTCAAAGGCAATGGCAAATGTGCCTGGACAGACGATATACAGACTCTTCATTACAAGTATAGTTTTATTCCAGATAAGCCTACTGACTACGAGCCCTACGTTTATACTGGTGAAGTTGATCCACTTATGAAGAAGTACGGATACTTCAATACGGTCGTACCCCGTGTTGATGCTAATAATCGCCTTCAATATGACTTTGTCATGAATCGCTGGGACCCGAAGAAGACCCACACATTTTACTTCGCTGAAGATTTCCCCAATGAATACAAATGGATTTATAATGATCCAGAAGCAGGTATTTTTGCCCGGACCAATAAACTATTCGAAGAGAATGGCATTGCCACCCGATTCGAAATACAAGATAACGATGGCAGTAAGAAATTCGGAGATCTCAGATACTCCTTCATCAAGTTCATCGATCACCCAGAAAGACAAGCCCCTTTAGGCTACGGACCTTCGGATGCTCACCCGATCACTGGCGAAATCATCACGGCCAACTCAATGATGTGGATCAGCGACCTTAAATTTTACGCCCTAAGATATCGAGACGAAGTGGAATATGAAAAAATTCAAGACGCTAGTTCAAGTATTTATCGAGAGATGGGTAATATCCTAGGCAACGGTCCTACCAACTGGACCGAGACGGCAGGCTTCCTTGAGAATGCTGACCTATCTTTCTACTATCGCTACCTAGTTCCTGAATTTACTTACAGCAGCCCAGGTAACTATTTTACCCGCGCGATCGACAACACACCCTTCCAGGGCTATGAGCGCACAAATCAGTATATTGTCGACAAACTAGGACCAACATCTAGCTTACCGACACATCTTCAAGCAACGGAAGAGACCATTCGCGAAGGCCTAGAAAAATATGCAAATGCGGAAAAATATGGCAACAATAGCTTTACTGTATTCGAATTCAACGAAGCTATCTTTGGCAATAGTGGCAATACTTTTCAAGATGCGACTTCAGAACAAGTCATCAATGACATCCTATACCGGGTGGCTGTTCACGAGTTTGGTCACAATCTCAATTTAAGACATAACTTTTATGGTTCAGTGGATGCCCGTATCAACCGGATTCGCGGTGAGGATCTTTCATTGAAGCGAACAAGCTCGGTCATGGATTATCTAACTGGTAGTGATGAAGTTGGTCTTGCTTATGACTGGGAAGACTACGATCGCGCCGCCTTGCTCTACGCCTACAGCGACGGCAAAGTGGATATGGCTAAAAAAACGGGAATTGTGCATCTATACTGCACCGACGACCATGAATTTTTCAACCCGATGTGTAACACATTTGATCAGGGAGCAACACCCACTGAAATCTTAATGAGCATGATCGACAACTACGATTCAAGCTATCGTTGGCGAAACTTCCGCTATGACCGAGCGATTTGGGACACTCGATCTTACGAAGGCCGAATGCTTCAGACTATGCTGAGAATTAAGTTAATGGTTAAACTGTACCAGGAAACCTTCCTACCTTCCCAAGTTGCCCAGGAGATGGCTGGATTGGATTTCCTGAGTCCAACTTTTAAAGACAATCTCACAGCTTTTATACGGCAGGACATTACAGAAGCAGTGAAGCTATCAGCGGCCTTCTTCGCTGCGGTAATCAAGCAATCATCTTTCGATCGGGACCACTCTAACCTCTACGATGAGTTCACTGGCCAGTTAAAGCAAGTGGGAATCTACCCTGATAAAGCATGGGCGCAACGATTCTTGATGTTTGACGATGCCTTCCCGTTGAATCCCAATTTTGGCTTCATCCCTGTTTCCTACATCAATCTCCGATCGAATACGCAGATCGGACCTGTCGTCGACAGCATCTTATTCGACAGCTTTGTCAACGCCGGCGAAGCACCTTATACTGATTTCGATGATCTCGGTAGGCTCTACTACGGTATCAACGCCGCACGATTCTTCGACTTCGAGGGAGAACAAGGTGCCGTTGACCTTATGAAAATCGAATGCTTTACAAGCCGAACCTTTAACAGTCAGTTTGGAGTCGACAGTGCTACCCTCGACCCAGGCTTCAATCGCCTGACACCAGACTGGGCAACCTTGGATGCCAATGCCAACGACTACTTTAAGACCGAAACCGAAGTCCTAGCCACTGTCATCAATGACGAGGTTTACGTCACTGGCCCCACCAAGAATCGCTATGCTGCTGGCGTCTTTCTCAATAACGACCTCAATGGAGTTCTCAACAGCCATCGCTTCTACAAGGACATTACCAGAGGCGAGGTTGAAAGTTGCCAATGA